The Candidatus Sulfotelmatobacter sp. genome includes a region encoding these proteins:
- a CDS encoding GNAT family protein — MRTLRTARLTLAPAEAQNARELWEVLNAPDLRKFQDIPRVRAEEFERQVRARPKALRASASGRFEWIVRAGEPPVAVGWVSLRVNDRSPRVGEVGYSLVREARGFGYASEALGAVVDEGFSAGELDEIQACIVPDNVASRAVLDRTGFREERLLRGGAVIRGRHVDVLLFTLPRGLWDRARREAFTVSEANGG, encoded by the coding sequence ATGAGGACCCTGCGGACCGCGCGGCTGACCCTGGCCCCGGCCGAGGCGCAGAATGCGCGCGAGTTGTGGGAGGTGCTCAACGCGCCGGATCTGCGCAAGTTCCAGGACATTCCGCGCGTGCGCGCCGAGGAGTTCGAGCGCCAGGTCCGAGCGCGCCCGAAGGCGCTGCGCGCGAGCGCGAGCGGGCGCTTCGAATGGATCGTGCGCGCGGGCGAGCCGCCGGTCGCCGTCGGGTGGGTCTCGCTGCGGGTCAACGACCGCTCCCCGCGGGTCGGCGAGGTCGGCTACAGTCTGGTGCGCGAAGCGCGCGGATTCGGCTACGCCAGCGAGGCGTTGGGCGCGGTGGTCGACGAGGGCTTCAGCGCCGGCGAGTTGGACGAGATCCAGGCCTGCATCGTGCCGGACAACGTCGCCTCACGCGCCGTGCTCGACCGGACCGGCTTCCGCGAGGAACGGCTGCTGCGCGGCGGCGCCGTCATCCGCGGGCGCCACGTCGACGTGCTCTTGTTCACGCTGCCGCGCGGCCTCTGGGACCGTGCGCGCCGCGAAGCGTTCACGGTCTCCGAGGCCAACGGCGGCTGA